From Nicotiana tabacum cultivar K326 chromosome 22, ASM71507v2, whole genome shotgun sequence, one genomic window encodes:
- the LOC142175804 gene encoding uncharacterized protein LOC142175804, translating into MKSVSKDLLSGIIYASNAHAVWEDLKERFDKVNRVRTFQLHRGISRLSHGSDSVAVYFTKLKELWAEYNVLVPSPNCGCVKSKEYVVHLHQQRLMQFLDGLNDTYDQARRKGGSYGNASRKRPRIPRKETIPRV; encoded by the exons ATGAAATCTGTCTCGAAAGATCTATTGAGTGGAATCATTTATGCATCAAATGCACATGCTGTGTGGGAGGATCTTAAGGAACGTTTTGATAAGGTGAATCGAGTGAGAACTTTTCAGTTACACAGAGGGATCTCGAGACTGTCACATGGATCTGACTCTGTAGCTGTGTACTTCACAAAATTGAAGGAGCTATGGGCAGAGTATAATGTGTTGGTACCATCCCCAAACTGTGGATGTGTGAAATCGAAGGAGTATGTAGTGCACTTACATCAACAGAGGTTGATGCAGTTTTTGGATGGCTTGAATGATACATATGATCAAGCTAGGAG AAAAGGTGGATCTTATGGCAATGCAAGCAGGAAGAGGCCAAGAATTCCAAGGAAAGAAACAATTCCTAGAGTGTGA